The following proteins are co-located in the Engraulis encrasicolus isolate BLACKSEA-1 chromosome 2, IST_EnEncr_1.0, whole genome shotgun sequence genome:
- the si:ch211-76l23.4 gene encoding uncharacterized protein si:ch211-76l23.4, whose amino-acid sequence MSLRVSVLLLAVAMVTVMAQRRRTSSSSSTRESATATSSNGEWNYRDGSEKVNMRNVANLTEVLDNWRFDILKEIKNQLLNDHQSLLPDYARIQPLSEALDDLYKEFNALKAHLGDLTEKFGPIETFIDELKADRAAGGSTPRAGSTQSDPAVAAAAPKPTRRRIVNKRPSGS is encoded by the exons ATGAGTCTGAGGGTGAGTGTTCTGCTGTTGGCCGTGGCCATGGTGACGGTGATGGCCCAGAGGAGACggaccagctccagctccagcaccagAGAAAGCGCCACCGCCACCAGCAGCAACGGGGAGTGGAACTACCGCGATGGCT ctGAGAAAGTGAACATGCGTAATGTGGCCAACCTGACCGAAGTTCTGGACAACTGGAGATTTGACATCCTTAAGGAGATCAAGAACCAGCTGCTTAATGACCACCAGTCACTGCTGCCTGACTACGCCAG AATCCAGCCGCTGTCTGAGGCTCTGGACGACCTGTATAAGGAGTTCAACGCCCTGAAGGCTCACCTTGGCGACCTAACGGAGAAGTTCGGGCCCATCGAGACCTTCATCGACGAGCTGAAGGCTGACAGGGCGGCAGGCGGATCCACCCCACGGGCCGGTTCTACCCAGTCCGACCCGGCCGTGGCCGCGGCCGCTCCCAAACCTACACGCAGAAGGATCGTCAACAAGAGACCAAGCGGTTCCTGA